The following proteins are co-located in the Bathymodiolus thermophilus thioautotrophic gill symbiont genome:
- a CDS encoding fibronectin type III domain-containing protein codes for MFNFLKYFLIVLTLVLQSCGSSGGGNSGSGLTQPTNLNAVAGDKLVNLSWNKVSGVDSYNVYHSTSNITSLSDLSKINTNTLAKTILNLTNNTKYYFVVTAVKGDTESAPSAVVDATPIVVLHKPLITNLPAKHLILNSAITAFAFNNTGGTATSCNALSSLPNGLSVTLANGSCQISGTPTTLRNTTTYTIAAVNAIGDDTATISISVDLDTPKNLIATEDNASVGLTWDAVSGATGYQVYYAKQSFDGISNDNLSSHASSNGGALLQNITNNNKTVTNLINNTKYYFVVTAVKGDTEGAPSAVVDATPIVVLHKPLIANLPAKHLILNSSITAFAFNNTGGTATSCNALSSLPNGLSVTLANGSCQISGTPTTLQNTTTYTITAVNAIGNDTATISISVDLDTPKNLTATEGNASVDLTWDAVSGATGYQVYYAKQSFDGISNDNLSSHASSNGGSLLQNITDNNKTVTNLTNNTKYYFVVTAVKGDTEGAPSAVVDATPIVVLHKPLIANLPAKHLILNSSITAFAFNNTGGTATSCNVFGSLPNGLSVTLANGSCQISGTPTTLQNTTTYTIKAINAAGDDIATVSISVDLDTPKNLTATEDNASVGLTWDAVSGATGYQVYYAKQSFDGISNDNLSSHASSNGGSLLQNITDNNKTVTNLTNNTRYYFVVTAVKGDTEGAPSAVVDATPIVVLHKPLIANLPAKHLILNSSITAFAFNNTGGTATSCNVFGSLPNGLSVTLANGSCQISGTPTTLRNTTTYTIAAVNAIGDDTATISISVDLDMPKNLIATKGNISVNLTWDAVSGAIGYQVYYAKQSFSGISDNLSNYASLNGGSLLQNITDNNKTIANLTNGTKYYFVVTATKNTFESSGSDEVTATPQIPIKMLNDTGITLGGDYPSSNNSTCTGVEISAQDCSHGRDARAAAGTLTKVGGGKAGFDFTKLGSTGNVLAIQNVTWAAGGAGTESAGTKWSCVKDNYTGLVWEVKTDDGSKDDDTTDNTHTNIHHKGNHYRWGGKTASGRNHADKRGTYYNDWTGLVDGTNTENLCGGNNWRVPTLEELHSIADLSTVKPAIDTHYFPNFLSTATYYFWSTSPIVNNPGYAWRLDHDGSDDDGGRDRNNYVRLVRSE; via the coding sequence ATGTTTAACTTTCTAAAGTATTTTTTAATTGTGTTGACCTTGGTGTTACAATCTTGTGGCAGTAGTGGTGGTGGTAATAGTGGTAGCGGACTAACCCAGCCTACCAATCTTAATGCTGTTGCTGGTGATAAATTGGTAAATCTTAGTTGGAATAAAGTCTCGGGTGTTGACAGTTATAATGTTTATCATTCAACCAGTAACATCACCAGTTTATCTGATTTGAGTAAAATAAACACCAATACCTTGGCTAAAACCATTTTAAACTTAACCAACAACACAAAATATTATTTTGTCGTTACCGCAGTAAAAGGAGATACTGAAAGCGCCCCAAGTGCTGTAGTTGATGCTACTCCTATTGTTGTATTGCACAAACCACTGATTACCAATTTACCAGCCAAACATTTAATCCTTAATAGTGCCATTACAGCCTTTGCATTTAATAACACGGGCGGCACTGCTACTAGTTGTAATGCCCTTAGTAGCCTTCCAAATGGTTTATCGGTAACGCTTGCTAACGGCAGTTGTCAAATCTCTGGCACACCAACCACCCTTCGAAATACCACGACTTACACGATTGCAGCCGTCAATGCAATAGGCGATGACACTGCCACGATAAGCATCAGCGTTGATTTAGACACGCCAAAAAATCTCATAGCAACCGAAGACAATGCCTCTGTTGGTTTAACTTGGGATGCAGTTAGTGGTGCAACAGGGTATCAGGTGTATTATGCAAAGCAAAGTTTTGATGGCATTAGTAATGATAATTTATCCAGCCACGCTTCTTCAAATGGTGGTGCGTTATTGCAAAATATCACAAACAATAACAAAACCGTTACCAACTTAATCAACAACACAAAGTATTATTTTGTCGTTACCGCAGTAAAAGGAGATACTGAAGGCGCCCCAAGTGCTGTAGTTGATGCTACTCCTATTGTCGTATTGCACAAACCACTGATCGCCAATTTACCAGCCAAACATTTAATCCTTAATAGTAGCATTACAGCCTTTGCATTTAATAACACGGGCGGCACTGCTACTAGTTGTAATGCCCTTAGTAGCCTTCCAAATGGTTTATCAGTAACGCTTGCTAACGGCAGTTGTCAAATCTCTGGCACACCAACCACCCTTCAAAATACCACGACTTACACGATTACAGCCGTCAATGCAATAGGCAATGACACTGCCACGATAAGCATCAGCGTTGATTTAGACACGCCAAAAAATCTCACAGCAACCGAAGGCAATGCCTCTGTTGATTTAACTTGGGATGCAGTTAGTGGTGCAACAGGGTATCAGGTGTATTATGCAAAGCAAAGTTTTGATGGCATTAGTAATGATAATTTATCCAGCCACGCTTCTTCAAATGGTGGTTCGTTATTGCAAAATATCACAGACAACAACAAAACCGTTACCAACTTAACCAACAACACAAAGTATTATTTTGTCGTTACCGCAGTAAAAGGAGATACTGAAGGCGCCCCAAGTGCTGTAGTTGATGCTACTCCTATTGTCGTATTGCACAAACCACTGATTGCCAATTTACCAGCCAAACATTTAATCCTTAATAGTAGCATTACAGCCTTTGCATTTAATAACACGGGCGGTACTGCTACTAGTTGCAATGTCTTTGGCAGCCTTCCAAATGGTTTATCAGTAACGCTTGCTAACGGCAGTTGTCAAATCTCTGGCACACCAACCACCCTTCAAAATACCACGACTTACACGATTAAAGCCATCAATGCGGCAGGCGATGACATTGCCACGGTAAGCATCAGCGTTGATTTAGACACGCCAAAAAATCTCACAGCAACCGAAGACAATGCCTCTGTTGGTTTAACTTGGGATGCAGTTAGTGGTGCAACAGGGTATCAGGTGTATTATGCAAAGCAAAGTTTTGATGGCATTAGTAATGATAATTTATCCAGCCACGCTTCTTCAAATGGTGGTTCGTTATTGCAAAATATCACAGACAACAACAAAACCGTTACCAACTTAACCAACAACACAAGGTATTATTTTGTCGTTACCGCAGTAAAAGGAGATACTGAAGGCGCCCCAAGTGCTGTAGTTGATGCTACTCCTATTGTCGTATTGCACAAACCACTGATCGCCAATTTACCAGCCAAACATTTAATCCTTAATAGTAGCATTACAGCCTTTGCATTTAATAACACGGGCGGTACTGCTACTAGTTGCAATGTCTTTGGCAGCCTTCCAAATGGTTTATCAGTAACGCTTGCTAACGGCAGTTGTCAAATCTCTGGCACACCAACCACCCTTCGAAATACCACGACTTACACGATTGCAGCCGTCAATGCAATAGGCGATGACACTGCCACGATAAGCATCAGCGTTGATTTAGACATGCCAAAAAATCTCATAGCAACCAAAGGTAATATCTCTGTTAATTTAACTTGGGACGCAGTTAGTGGTGCAATAGGGTATCAGGTGTATTATGCTAAGCAAAGTTTTAGCGGTATTAGTGATAATTTATCCAATTACGCCTCTTTAAATGGTGGTTCGTTATTGCAAAATATCACAGACAATAACAAAACCATTGCCAACTTAACCAATGGCACAAAATATTATTTTGTCGTTACAGCCACTAAAAACACTTTTGAAAGCAGTGGATCTGACGAAGTAACAGCCACCCCTCAAATACCAATTAAAATGCTAAATGACACAGGTATAACCTTGGGCGGGGATTATCCATCGAGTAATAATTCTACCTGCACAGGTGTAGAAATATCAGCACAAGATTGCTCACACGGACGAGATGCTAGAGCAGCCGCTGGGACTTTAACAAAAGTGGGTGGTGGCAAAGCAGGATTTGATTTCACCAAACTCGGTAGCACAGGCAATGTGTTAGCCATTCAAAATGTAACCTGGGCAGCAGGTGGTGCTGGCACAGAAAGTGCCGGCACTAAATGGTCTTGCGTGAAAGACAATTACACGGGATTGGTTTGGGAAGTAAAAACAGACGACGGCAGTAAAGATGATGATACTACCGACAATACCCATACCAATATTCATCATAAAGGCAATCATTATCGCTGGGGTGGAAAAACGGCATCTGGTAGAAACCATGCTGACAAGAGAGGCACTTATTACAACGATTGGACGGGCTTAGTCGATGGCACAAACACTGAAAATCTCTGTGGTGGCAATAATTGGCGTGTACCAACCCTAGAAGAATTACACTCAATTGCTGATTTATCAACTGTCAAGCCAGCTATTGACACTCATTATTTTCCAAATTTTCTAAGCACCGCTACTTACTACTTTTGGTCGACCTCTCCTATTGTTAACAATCCTGGCTATGCGTGGCGACTGGACCACGATGGCTCTGATGACGACGGCGGTCGAGACCGCAACAATTATGTTCGTTTGGTGCGCTCTGAATAG
- a CDS encoding four helix bundle protein, producing MMNYQNKFPIYRDATRLVVEIESAVKDFPRYQKYTLGSEMHTLAYDLLTVMPYIINNKNDRKQLIKKAHQFSEVLTIQIAKQIVNLSFKVFETLVSLTINLSKQCKAWQNKLQHQRQHESNYVE from the coding sequence ATGATGAATTATCAAAACAAATTCCCTATTTATCGTGATGCAACACGCTTAGTCGTTGAAATAGAAAGTGCTGTCAAAGATTTTCCTCGTTATCAAAAATATACGCTAGGCAGCGAAATGCACACCCTTGCCTACGATTTATTAACGGTAATGCCTTATATCATTAACAATAAAAATGACAGAAAGCAATTAATTAAAAAAGCACATCAATTTAGCGAAGTTCTAACAATTCAAATTGCCAAACAGATTGTCAATCTTAGTTTTAAAGTTTTTGAAACACTTGTCAGCCTTACCATTAATCTTTCCAAGCAATGTAAAGCCTGGCAAAATAAGTTGCAACACCAGCGCCAGCATGAGTCGAATTATGTTGAATAA
- a CDS encoding DUF1566 domain-containing protein, with product MKKIILFLTINLIFLANNYLLAQTCENYVPNKWPNSRYTDHSNGTVTDNQTKLMWKKCAEGLSGNDCNEGTGSTYNWTQALQSVNNHSFASHDDWRLPNIKELSSLAARHCYDPSINLSFFPNTPANYFWSSSPSVSAPFNNFSLHEWAWRLNFEFGSAYYDERNISNYYVRLVRSVE from the coding sequence ATGAAAAAAATAATTTTATTTTTAACAATCAACCTTATATTTTTAGCCAACAACTATTTATTAGCTCAAACTTGTGAAAACTATGTTCCTAACAAGTGGCCAAATAGCAGATACACCGATCATAGTAATGGTACAGTTACTGACAATCAAACCAAATTAATGTGGAAAAAATGCGCAGAAGGTTTAAGTGGTAATGATTGTAATGAAGGTACAGGTAGCACATACAATTGGACACAGGCGTTACAATCAGTAAACAATCACAGTTTTGCATCTCATGACGATTGGCGTTTACCAAATATAAAGGAACTAAGTTCTTTGGCTGCGCGTCACTGCTATGACCCTAGTATTAATTTGAGTTTTTTCCCAAATACACCTGCCAACTACTTTTGGTCGTCCTCGCCTAGCGTTAGCGCACCCTTTAATAATTTCTCTCTTCATGAATGGGCGTGGCGGCTGAATTTCGAATTTGGATCTGCTTACTACGATGAACGCAATATCAGCAACTATTATGTTCGTTTGGTGCGTTCCGTAGAGTAA
- the argF gene encoding ornithine carbamoyltransferase, protein MKHFINLDDLSNNDLTQIIDQAIALKKQHKSGAINNTLENKTLAMIFDKSSTRTRVSFEAGMAQLGGHALFLSDRDIQLGRGEPIVDSAIVIGSMVDAIVMRVSSHESIDTFSQNANAPIINALSDESHPCQLLADMMTYKEHKGDIQGKTVAWIGDGNNMCHTYMQAAKAFGFKLNIATPKNYQPDPVFVEKYAHYIHLFTNAQDACQAVDLVVTDVWASMGQESEQNMREIAFKDFQVNDKLLAHAKSDVAFMHCLPAHRGEEVSASVIDGSQSLVWDEAENRLHAQKALLLYLINT, encoded by the coding sequence ATGAAACATTTTATCAATCTAGACGACCTGTCAAACAATGATTTAACTCAAATTATTGACCAAGCAATTGCCTTAAAAAAACAGCACAAATCAGGGGCAATCAACAACACACTAGAAAATAAAACACTGGCAATGATTTTTGACAAATCATCCACCCGCACCCGAGTTTCTTTTGAAGCAGGCATGGCGCAGTTAGGCGGGCACGCATTGTTTTTATCGGACAGAGATATTCAACTTGGACGCGGTGAACCAATCGTTGACAGTGCCATTGTTATTGGTTCAATGGTTGATGCTATTGTAATGCGTGTGTCTTCACACGAAAGCATCGATACTTTTTCACAAAACGCCAATGCACCCATTATCAACGCCCTATCCGATGAATCTCATCCTTGCCAATTATTAGCAGATATGATGACCTACAAAGAACATAAAGGCGACATTCAAGGCAAAACCGTAGCATGGATTGGCGATGGCAACAATATGTGCCACACTTATATGCAAGCTGCAAAAGCATTTGGCTTTAAGCTTAATATTGCCACCCCAAAAAACTACCAACCAGACCCAGTTTTTGTTGAAAAGTATGCCCATTACATCCACTTATTCACCAATGCACAAGATGCTTGCCAGGCAGTTGACCTGGTAGTAACTGATGTGTGGGCAAGTATGGGACAAGAATCCGAGCAAAATATGCGTGAAATTGCCTTTAAAGATTTCCAAGTAAATGACAAACTCCTTGCCCATGCAAAATCTGATGTTGCCTTTATGCACTGCCTACCTGCCCATCGTGGAGAAGAAGTATCTGCCAGTGTTATTGATGGTAGCCAAAGTTTGGTGTGGGATGAGGCTGAAAATCGTTTACATGCGCAGAAGGCATTGTTGCTTTATTTAATCAACACCTAA
- a CDS encoding aspartate aminotransferase family protein encodes MSYLMSNYAPLKVTFVKGKGCYLTDTQGEKYLDALSGVGVVGLGHCHPNITAAIQMQAAELLHTSNWYHIAHQETLAERLCKLADMDNVFFANSGAEANEAAIKIARLHGHANQIANPVILTANQSFHGRTMATLSATGNAKVQAGFSPLVSEFIYIDFNDVSAIQAHTNNHNIVAVMLEPIQGESGVHVPKDDYLNQVQSICQANNWLLILDEVQTGIGRTGKLFAHQYNHITPDVLTLAKGLGNGVPIGACLAKGKAATLLTPGTHGSTFGGNPLVCKTALSVLDTIEQDNILEHVIQMNKYLVSGLQSIATDKVTEIRSKGLMIAIQLNQDCTELLNAALQKKLLINITGRSIRLLPPLIISQAEADIIINTINELLSAL; translated from the coding sequence ATGTCTTATTTAATGTCAAATTATGCGCCACTTAAAGTTACCTTTGTTAAAGGTAAAGGCTGCTACTTAACAGACACGCAAGGTGAGAAATACTTAGATGCACTGTCAGGTGTTGGTGTGGTAGGTTTAGGTCATTGCCACCCCAACATTACCGCTGCCATACAAATGCAAGCAGCAGAATTATTGCACACAAGTAATTGGTATCACATTGCCCATCAAGAAACGCTCGCCGAGAGACTTTGTAAATTAGCCGATATGGACAATGTCTTTTTTGCCAACTCGGGTGCCGAAGCAAACGAAGCGGCAATTAAAATTGCCCGCCTACATGGGCATGCCAATCAGATTGCCAATCCAGTCATTTTAACCGCCAATCAAAGTTTCCATGGGCGCACCATGGCAACACTTTCTGCCACAGGTAATGCCAAGGTGCAAGCTGGATTTTCCCCCTTAGTGAGTGAGTTTATTTACATTGACTTTAATGATGTAAGCGCCATTCAAGCACACACTAACAATCACAACATTGTTGCTGTGATGCTGGAACCCATCCAAGGCGAAAGCGGCGTACATGTGCCAAAAGATGATTATTTAAACCAAGTGCAATCCATTTGTCAAGCCAATAATTGGCTACTTATTTTAGACGAAGTGCAAACAGGCATTGGTCGCACAGGAAAATTATTCGCCCATCAGTATAACCACATTACCCCCGATGTCCTTACCTTAGCAAAAGGTCTGGGCAACGGCGTGCCAATCGGCGCATGTTTGGCCAAAGGCAAGGCAGCAACTTTGCTTACACCTGGTACGCACGGCTCTACTTTTGGTGGCAATCCACTGGTTTGCAAAACCGCACTCAGTGTGCTTGACACCATTGAACAAGACAATATTCTTGAGCATGTCATACAAATGAATAAATACTTGGTCTCTGGTTTGCAATCAATAGCAACCGACAAAGTAACTGAAATCCGCTCAAAAGGCCTAATGATTGCCATTCAACTTAACCAAGATTGCACCGAATTACTAAACGCTGCATTACAAAAAAAACTACTCATTAATATTACCGGACGCTCTATTCGCCTACTACCGCCACTCATCATCAGTCAAGCCGAAGCAGATATTATTATCAATACTATTAACGAACTACTAAGCGCTCTATAA
- the hpf gene encoding ribosome hibernation-promoting factor, HPF/YfiA family, translating into MQLSISGHHLDITEAIRQHSEEKLAKIKNHFDHLININMILEVEKDVKKAEATIHISGADLFAKAESDDMYVSIDKMVNKLDAQVRKHKEKLNNHRK; encoded by the coding sequence ATGCAACTAAGTATTTCAGGTCATCATCTTGACATTACCGAGGCAATTAGACAGCATTCAGAAGAAAAGCTGGCTAAAATTAAAAATCATTTTGATCATTTAATTAACATTAATATGATTTTAGAAGTTGAAAAAGATGTGAAAAAAGCTGAGGCAACTATTCATATTAGTGGCGCAGATTTATTCGCAAAAGCCGAAAGTGACGATATGTATGTTTCAATTGATAAAATGGTTAACAAACTGGACGCACAAGTTAGAAAACACAAAGAGAAACTTAATAATCATAGAAAATAA
- the mgtE gene encoding magnesium transporter, with protein MSEAKNTSFEECLQKLIVSLEASLYEEATTQLANLHSAEIARLLEAIPPKDRAQLWLNIDTGTQGDILKDLSEEVRTQLLSKMEVDSIVEATESLDMDDLADIVPNLPESALHNLLLTLDHKHRNHLKRVLSYPEDSAGGLMNIDIITVRDDVTVRTVIRYLRLLKEMPIDTDQVFVVDRAYKYLGSIHISTLLTNEAEQNIAPLINKNFHPIVADMPEHEVANLFERRDLISAPVVDKNNQLIGRITIDDVVDVIRDQAEHSVMSMAGLSEEEDVFAPVLQSSKRRSIWLGVNLVTVFVAVFFISLFEATLQEKIALAILMPVVASMGGIAGTQTLILVTRGIATGRITTSNLKVLMNKEVAIGVLNGIVWSLVISAATYIWFADLMLSLVIALAIIVNLIFAAFSGAFLPLLLIRFKIDPALAGGVILTTITDVIGFVAFLGLATLVL; from the coding sequence ATGTCAGAAGCTAAAAATACTTCTTTCGAGGAATGCCTGCAGAAACTAATAGTGTCTCTGGAGGCTTCTTTGTATGAGGAAGCCACTACGCAACTTGCCAATTTACATTCGGCTGAAATCGCCCGCTTATTAGAAGCCATCCCCCCTAAGGATAGAGCGCAACTGTGGCTTAATATTGACACTGGCACACAAGGCGATATTCTTAAAGATTTAAGTGAGGAAGTGCGCACACAATTGCTCAGTAAAATGGAAGTTGATTCCATTGTTGAGGCCACCGAAAGTTTAGACATGGATGATTTGGCAGATATTGTGCCTAATTTACCTGAGTCGGCATTACACAATTTACTGCTAACTTTGGATCACAAGCATCGAAATCATTTAAAGCGTGTGTTGTCTTACCCTGAAGATTCTGCTGGCGGTTTGATGAATATTGACATTATTACCGTTCGTGACGATGTTACTGTGCGCACGGTAATTCGCTATTTGCGTTTATTAAAGGAAATGCCGATTGATACCGATCAGGTATTTGTCGTTGACCGTGCTTATAAATATTTGGGGTCAATTCATATTTCTACGCTATTAACTAACGAGGCAGAGCAAAATATTGCTCCTTTAATTAACAAAAATTTTCATCCGATTGTTGCCGATATGCCTGAACACGAAGTGGCGAATTTGTTTGAACGGCGTGATTTGATTTCCGCTCCTGTGGTTGATAAAAACAATCAATTAATTGGTCGCATTACCATTGATGATGTGGTAGATGTTATTCGTGATCAGGCTGAACACTCGGTAATGTCCATGGCGGGACTGAGCGAGGAAGAGGATGTTTTTGCTCCTGTCTTGCAAAGTTCTAAACGCCGTAGTATTTGGCTAGGTGTTAATTTGGTTACTGTGTTTGTTGCTGTATTTTTCATCAGTCTTTTTGAAGCTACTTTACAAGAGAAAATCGCCCTTGCTATTCTGATGCCAGTGGTCGCTTCCATGGGGGGGATTGCTGGCACCCAAACACTTATTCTTGTTACTCGTGGCATTGCCACTGGTAGGATTACAACCTCTAATCTTAAAGTCTTAATGAACAAAGAGGTTGCCATTGGCGTTCTTAACGGTATCGTTTGGTCTTTGGTCATTAGTGCAGCAACTTACATTTGGTTTGCAGATTTAATGCTCAGTTTGGTTATTGCACTTGCTATCATCGTTAATCTAATCTTTGCTGCTTTTTCAGGTGCTTTTCTACCCTTGTTGCTGATTAGATTTAAAATAGATCCTGCGCTTGCTGGTGGTGTTATTCTTACCACTATAACCGATGTTATTGGCTTTGTTGCTTTTTTAGGGTTGGCGACTTTGGTTCTTTAA
- a CDS encoding phosphomannomutase/phosphoglucomutase, whose amino-acid sequence MFISKSIFQAYDIRGIVEQELTPEVVKLIGLAIGSESIAKGERGVVVGRDGRLSGIELMDALKAGLKQSGCHVVDIGMVPTPLVYYAAHTTAATSGVMITGSHNPPQYNGFKIMIAGETLSGERIQALYQRIQDNDFSTGHGTSTKVDIEQDYIERITHDLTLDKPLHIVVDAGNGIAGNIAPKLYEQLGVKVTKLFCLVDGNFPNHHPDPAKLDNLKDLIEEVKNTNADMGFAFDGDGDRLGLIDNKGTVIWADRQMILYARDILNRNQGAKIVFDVKCSSRLPKDIIEHGGKAIMSRTGHSFIKAKLKETGAALGGEMSGHIFFKERWYGFDDALYAGARLLEILSKTDQTCAQIFADLPDSFNTPEINIPFEQQGQQFDAMDRLSKNIHFPNADITTIDGVRVDYDNGWGLVRPSNTTPCLVLRFEADDEKTLGAIQEKFKVWLANNDIATDF is encoded by the coding sequence ATGTTCATCTCAAAATCAATCTTTCAAGCCTACGACATTCGTGGCATTGTTGAGCAAGAATTAACCCCTGAAGTCGTTAAACTCATCGGTTTAGCCATTGGTAGCGAATCCATTGCCAAAGGTGAGCGTGGTGTCGTCGTCGGTCGTGACGGTCGCCTAAGTGGTATTGAATTAATGGATGCCCTAAAAGCAGGGCTCAAACAAAGTGGCTGTCATGTGGTTGATATCGGCATGGTGCCAACACCGTTAGTCTATTACGCCGCTCACACAACAGCAGCCACCTCTGGGGTTATGATTACCGGCTCGCACAATCCACCCCAATACAACGGCTTCAAGATTATGATTGCAGGTGAAACCCTCTCAGGCGAACGCATTCAAGCGCTTTACCAACGCATTCAAGACAACGATTTTTCCACAGGTCATGGCACTTCGACCAAAGTAGATATTGAACAAGACTATATTGAACGCATCACTCATGACCTTACTTTGGACAAGCCCCTTCATATTGTTGTTGATGCAGGCAACGGTATTGCAGGCAATATCGCCCCAAAACTGTATGAACAACTGGGGGTAAAAGTAACAAAATTATTCTGCCTAGTTGATGGCAATTTCCCCAATCATCATCCCGACCCTGCCAAACTTGACAATCTCAAAGACCTAATTGAAGAGGTTAAAAACACCAATGCAGATATGGGCTTTGCCTTTGATGGCGATGGCGATAGACTGGGTTTGATTGACAATAAAGGCACCGTCATTTGGGCAGATAGGCAAATGATTTTATACGCAAGAGACATTCTTAACCGCAACCAAGGCGCCAAAATCGTCTTTGATGTTAAATGCTCATCACGCCTCCCCAAAGACATTATTGAGCATGGTGGCAAAGCCATTATGTCACGCACAGGGCACAGTTTTATCAAAGCCAAATTAAAAGAAACAGGTGCGGCACTTGGTGGTGAAATGAGTGGACACATTTTCTTCAAAGAACGCTGGTATGGCTTTGATGATGCTCTCTACGCAGGTGCCAGATTACTGGAAATTCTATCAAAAACTGACCAGACTTGCGCACAAATCTTTGCTGATTTGCCCGACAGTTTTAACACACCAGAAATCAACATCCCCTTTGAGCAACAAGGACAGCAATTCGATGCCATGGACAGATTGTCCAAAAACATCCACTTTCCTAATGCCGATATCACCACCATCGACGGCGTGCGTGTAGATTACGATAACGGCTGGGGATTGGTTCGCCCTTCTAACACCACCCCCTGCCTCGTGTTGCGCTTTGAAGCGGATGACGAAAAAACCTTAGGTGCCATTCAGGAAAAATTCAAAGTTTGGCTAGCCAATAACGACATTGCTACCGACTTTTAA
- a CDS encoding SoxR reducing system RseC family protein — translation MKEQFEVIEIENQTMKLKVNRSSGCHSCEARSGCGTGILANYFEQYTLFNKPLQSGATVGDFITLEISSNELFYRAFQLYMLPLLALFAGGILGNILYPALEGVQILLAFVGFFASLLLTKYFVK, via the coding sequence ATGAAAGAACAGTTTGAAGTGATTGAAATTGAAAATCAAACGATGAAACTCAAGGTGAATCGTTCGTCAGGCTGCCACAGTTGCGAAGCACGAAGTGGCTGTGGTACAGGGATATTGGCAAATTATTTTGAACAATACACACTGTTTAACAAACCCTTGCAAAGTGGGGCGACAGTCGGTGATTTCATTACTCTGGAAATTTCATCAAATGAATTGTTTTATCGGGCGTTTCAACTTTATATGTTGCCACTTTTAGCCTTGTTTGCAGGCGGAATACTGGGTAATATACTATATCCTGCGTTAGAGGGGGTGCAAATTTTGTTGGCTTTTGTGGGATTTTTTGCGTCACTTTTATTGACAAAATATTTTGTAAAGTAA